The following proteins come from a genomic window of Achromobacter deleyi:
- a CDS encoding Bug family tripartite tricarboxylate transporter substrate binding protein — translation MSRRFFGCSARIALAGVCAALSLAGPAHAADYPARPIKLVVPFAAGGSTDIVARLVAEYAGRDLKQTIVVENKAGAGGSLGMEQVARSTADGYTIGMATMSTHGSNPAVYRKMNYDPLKDFEPVANVLAVPSIFAINPQIPARNMAEFVALAKGQADKYSFASPGVGSLGHVNIENFMMLAGIKLLHVPYRGAGPALNDVMGGQVDAITDNLSSTLPQVLGGKLRPLAVLGAERSPLLPDVPTYIELGYPDMGTGGWFGLVAPAGTPPAVIERLNQAVRAAMQDPEFRKKAEDVGGTLMPTTPQEFKVQIEQALARYAKVAKAANIQAD, via the coding sequence ATGTCCCGCCGCTTTTTCGGCTGTTCCGCGCGCATCGCGCTTGCCGGCGTCTGCGCCGCGCTGTCTTTGGCCGGCCCGGCGCACGCCGCCGACTATCCCGCCCGCCCCATCAAGCTGGTGGTGCCGTTCGCCGCGGGCGGCTCGACCGATATCGTGGCGCGCCTGGTGGCCGAGTACGCCGGCCGCGACCTGAAGCAGACCATCGTGGTCGAGAACAAGGCCGGCGCGGGCGGTTCGCTGGGCATGGAGCAGGTGGCGCGCTCGACCGCCGACGGCTACACCATCGGCATGGCGACGATGAGCACGCACGGCTCCAATCCGGCGGTCTATCGCAAGATGAACTACGACCCGCTCAAGGACTTCGAGCCGGTGGCCAATGTGCTGGCCGTGCCCAGCATCTTCGCCATCAATCCGCAGATCCCGGCCAGGAACATGGCCGAGTTCGTGGCGCTGGCCAAGGGCCAGGCCGACAAGTACAGCTTTGCCTCGCCGGGCGTGGGCTCGCTGGGCCACGTGAACATCGAGAACTTCATGATGCTGGCCGGCATCAAGCTGCTGCACGTGCCGTACCGCGGCGCGGGCCCGGCGCTCAACGATGTGATGGGCGGGCAGGTGGATGCGATCACCGACAACCTGTCCTCGACCCTGCCGCAGGTGCTGGGCGGCAAGCTGCGGCCGCTGGCGGTGCTGGGTGCCGAGCGTTCGCCGCTGCTGCCGGACGTGCCAACCTATATCGAGCTGGGCTACCCCGACATGGGCACCGGTGGCTGGTTCGGCCTGGTGGCGCCGGCCGGCACGCCGCCGGCGGTGATCGAGCGCCTGAACCAGGCCGTGCGCGCGGCGATGCAGGATCCCGAATTCCGCAAGAAGGCCGAGGACGTCGGTGGTACGCTGATGCCGACCACGCCGCAGGAATTCAAGGTCCAGATCGAACAGGCCCTGGCGCGCTACGCCAAAGTCGCCAAGGCCGCCAACATCCAGGCTGACTGA
- a CDS encoding LysR substrate-binding domain-containing protein has protein sequence MRLHSPSMSELHAFMTAARLGSFTLAAEALCVTQGAVSRAIARLEAHFGQPLMRRNAHGLTLTETGRKLYDGGLAPLQAIEALSAELRADDRRLRLTLSSVPTLASAWLVPRLPDFHRRHPDIQLSFAAYRRNEDFSGATPDASILSGVAGQWPGWQADYVIGREMIAICSPARLAARQAAGLWDSPAGLLGEPLLYHSNGMDNWGRWFEAAGVRRDNLKLANGFEQVSILVRAVMADMGIAVLQRCLVQDDLQAGRVAAPFPDLRIAIARGYHLCAPPQRRDHYALACFREWLLDTAGQDPDTHAPSPP, from the coding sequence ATGCGCCTGCATTCGCCGTCCATGTCCGAGCTGCACGCCTTCATGACGGCGGCGCGCCTGGGCAGCTTCACCCTGGCGGCCGAAGCCCTGTGCGTGACCCAGGGCGCCGTCAGCCGCGCCATCGCCCGGCTCGAAGCGCATTTCGGCCAGCCGCTGATGCGCCGCAACGCCCACGGACTGACCCTGACCGAGACCGGCCGCAAGCTCTACGACGGTGGCCTGGCGCCGCTGCAGGCCATCGAGGCGCTCAGCGCCGAACTGCGCGCCGACGACCGCCGCCTGCGGCTGACGCTGTCGAGCGTGCCAACCCTGGCCAGCGCCTGGCTGGTGCCGCGCCTGCCCGACTTCCACCGGCGCCATCCCGACATCCAGCTGAGTTTCGCGGCCTACCGCCGCAACGAGGATTTCTCCGGCGCCACGCCGGACGCCAGCATCCTTTCAGGCGTGGCTGGCCAATGGCCAGGCTGGCAGGCGGACTACGTGATCGGCCGCGAAATGATCGCCATCTGCAGCCCTGCCCGGCTGGCCGCGCGCCAGGCCGCCGGCCTGTGGGACAGCCCCGCCGGCCTGCTGGGCGAACCGCTGCTGTACCACTCAAACGGCATGGACAACTGGGGCCGCTGGTTCGAGGCCGCCGGCGTGCGCCGCGACAATCTCAAGCTGGCCAACGGTTTCGAGCAGGTCAGCATCCTGGTGCGCGCGGTCATGGCCGACATGGGCATCGCGGTGCTGCAACGCTGCCTGGTGCAGGACGACCTGCAGGCCGGCCGCGTGGCCGCCCCCTTCCCCGACCTGCGCATCGCCATCGCGCGCGGCTATCACCTGTGCGCCCCGCCGCAGCGGCGCGACCACTACGCCCTGGCCTGTTTCCGCGAGTGGCTTCTCGATACCGCCGGACAGGATCCGGACACCCACGCCCCATCGCCGCCCTGA
- a CDS encoding AGE family epimerase/isomerase gives MTAAQTNSALAEHINALHAHFNAVILPMWMGRGFNDALGLPFESLDAATGEPLPAERYRAMACARQLYVYAGAPGAAAGAHADRLFASLCRVFRDQEHGGWRYSVDAAGRPLDPTQDLYTHAFIVFACAAYFRRSRNAQARKLLLATAETIESRFRMADGRYHAALSHDWSEALRGPAQNPMMHLTEAYLAAAQVAEPALFAARLRDLAQVMSQVFLSAPTQCIAELPQGAPGNRIEPGHQFEWLSLVRESAEVFDGLDLPESLPRGVHWARGHGVDAGGVLAALDERGAVLDDTRRIWAQTEYLRVLAVLGDLPALLQALAGFRARFLHPGGWHECLDRDGAVARADMPSTSPYHLATCLAALPAVV, from the coding sequence ATGACTGCCGCACAGACCAACTCCGCGCTGGCGGAGCACATCAACGCTCTTCACGCGCATTTCAACGCTGTCATCCTGCCCATGTGGATGGGGCGGGGCTTCAATGACGCCCTGGGTCTGCCCTTTGAATCCCTGGATGCCGCCACCGGCGAGCCGCTGCCGGCCGAGCGCTATCGCGCCATGGCCTGCGCGCGCCAGCTGTATGTGTATGCAGGCGCGCCGGGCGCCGCCGCGGGCGCGCACGCCGATCGCCTGTTCGCCTCGTTGTGCCGCGTGTTCCGCGACCAGGAGCATGGCGGCTGGCGCTACAGCGTGGACGCCGCTGGCCGCCCGCTCGATCCGACGCAGGACCTGTATACCCATGCCTTCATCGTGTTCGCCTGCGCCGCGTATTTCCGGCGTTCGCGCAACGCGCAGGCGCGCAAGCTGCTGCTGGCCACGGCCGAGACCATCGAGTCGCGCTTCAGGATGGCCGACGGGCGTTATCACGCCGCGCTGAGCCACGATTGGAGCGAGGCGCTGCGCGGGCCCGCGCAGAATCCGATGATGCACCTGACCGAGGCCTATCTGGCCGCGGCCCAGGTGGCCGAACCGGCGTTGTTCGCGGCCCGTCTGCGCGATCTGGCTCAGGTTATGAGCCAGGTGTTCCTGAGCGCGCCGACGCAATGCATCGCCGAATTGCCGCAGGGCGCGCCGGGCAACCGTATCGAGCCGGGCCACCAGTTCGAATGGCTGTCGCTGGTGCGTGAGTCGGCCGAGGTGTTCGACGGGCTGGACCTGCCGGAATCGCTGCCGCGCGGGGTGCACTGGGCCCGTGGCCATGGGGTGGACGCGGGCGGCGTGCTGGCCGCGCTGGACGAGCGGGGCGCGGTGCTGGACGACACCCGCCGGATCTGGGCGCAGACCGAGTACCTGCGGGTGCTGGCGGTGCTGGGCGACCTGCCGGCGTTGCTCCAGGCGCTGGCGGGTTTTCGCGCCCGTTTCCTGCATCCCGGCGGCTGGCACGAGTGCCTGGACCGGGACGGCGCGGTGGCGCGGGCGGACATGCCGTCCACCTCGCCTTACCACCTGGCAACCTGCCTGGCGGCCTTGCCGGCCGTTGTTTAA